The Strigops habroptila isolate Jane chromosome 8, bStrHab1.2.pri, whole genome shotgun sequence genome includes a window with the following:
- the GPR148 gene encoding probable G-protein coupled receptor 148, translating to MNFSDAALVERVNATMYCYRETDFNTSSNSDDASLDYLLEEWSLYLSGTKMKMFLIPPVVCLMAGILVIPTILSVIFSRCSIRRETRYMLLGNALLFDLIYLLFYTLSSALNAAQVHFPKEACVLLLFLLAVANCGGLFTAAAVVLDTYIAVLFPLRYISILPPSRTKKVIVLLWVCAGAFPGIFFSVLSSTHSFVPCALEMCSLPVILILTPNGTDAVKLCFWLSTLVIFLCLALMFCCYAIMYFKTKQSGIWESICSRASVTFLMHNTVLFFHFLPLMALFVGSFFCVNVVVKMRVGIWISLTVCNVLMILPKILFPFLYGLRYREISASLKSIVRREHLRLVSPIPSPF from the coding sequence ATGAACTTCTCTGACGCTGCTTTGGTAGAGAGAGTGAATGCAACTATGTACTGCTACAGGGAGACAGACTTCAACACTTCCTCAAATTCGGATGATGCTTCTTTGGACTATTTGCTGGAGGAATGGTCTCTATACCTATCAGGcacaaaaatgaagatgtttttAATCCCTCCAGTTGTCTGCCTCATGGCAGGTATCCTCGTCATTCCTACCATCTTGTCTGTGATCTTCTCTAGGTGTAGCATCCGCCGGGAAACAAGGTACATGCTGCTGGGAAATGCTCTGCTTTTCGATCTAATCTACCTGTTGTTCTACACCCTGTCATCTGCTCTCAATGCAGCACAAGTACATTTCCCCAAGGAAGCTTGTGTCCTCTTACTGTTTTTGCTAGCAGTGGCTAACTGTGGAGGACTGttcacagctgcagcagtaGTCTTGGACACATACATAGCTGTTCTGTTTCCCTTGCGTTACATTTCTATTTTGCCTCCTTCACGAACTAAAAAAGTTATTGTATTACTATGGGTGTGTGCTGGGGCTTTCCCTGGGATTTTCTTCTCGGTGCTATCGAGCACTCACAGCTTTGTGCCCTGTGCCCTGGAAATGTGCTCGCTTCCAGTAATACTAATATTAACTCCAAATGGGACTGATGCTGTGAAACTCTGTTTCTGGCTTTCTACCTTGGTTATATTTCTCTGCCTGGCTCTAATGTTTTGCTGCTACGctattatgtattttaaaaccaaacaatcaGGTATATGGGAGAGCATCTGCTCCAGAGCCAGTGTAACGTTCTTAATGCACAACactgtgttattttttcatttcttgccACTCATGGCCCTTTTTGTAGGATCATTCTTCTGTGTTAACGTTGTTGTCAAAATGAGGGTAGGAATCTGGATCTCCCTGACAGTCTGCAATGTCCTGATGATTCTGCCTAAaattttgttcccttttctgtATGGGCTTCGATACAGAGAGATCTCAGCATCTCTCAAGTCCATTGTCAGAAGAGAGCATCTTCGCCTGGTGTCACCTATTCCATCACCATTCTGA